The proteins below are encoded in one region of Gadus macrocephalus chromosome 14, ASM3116895v1:
- the cebpg gene encoding CCAAT/enhancer-binding protein gamma, with the protein MSRPPHQNPPTTQPNGVSVIQSQARRAPPAPPLASAPRRPRPQQRQQAPPPDPAPRSAAGGTATSTGRMKKPSAEKDSDEYRQRRERNNLAVKKSRMRSKQKAQDTQQRVNELKEENERLEAKIKLLSKELSVLKDLFLEHAHNLADNVQPAGAAPDGASPANGAANNHSQ; encoded by the coding sequence ATGAGCAGACCTCCCCATCAGAACCCCCCTACAACGCAACCTAACGGCGTGAGCGTCATCCAGAGCCAGGCACGCCGCGCCCCACCGGCTCCGCCCCTTGCCTCAGCCCCCCGGCGACCACGAccacagcagcggcagcaggcaCCCCCGCCGGACCCAGCCCCTCGCTCCGCAGCAGGGGGCACAGCCACGTCCACCGGCAGGATGAAGAAGCCCTCGGCGGAGAAGGACAGCGACGAGTACCGGCAACGGCGCGAGCGCAACAACCTGGCGGTGAAGAAGAGTCGCATGCGCAGCAAGCAGAAGGCGCAGGACACGCAGCAGCGCGTCAAcgagctgaaggaggagaacgagcGTCTGGAGGCCAAGATCAAGCTGCTGAGCAAGGAGCTGAGCGTGCTCAAGGACCTCTTCCTGGAGCACGCCCACAACCTGGCCGACAACGTGCAGCCGGCGGGCGCGGCGCCCGACGGGGCCAGCCCCGCCAACGGCGCGGCTAACAACCACAGCCAGTGA